A window of the Nocardia sp. NBC_01329 genome harbors these coding sequences:
- a CDS encoding phytoene desaturase family protein: MVMRARYDVVIVGGGHNGLVAAAYLARAGRAVLVLEQAAVTGGAAVSARVFDGVDVNLSRYSYLVSLLPDRIVRDLGLRFTTRKRRISSYTPAGSSGLLIDNRSPAATRASFARATGSDREFEAWQRFYAMTGEVARAVFPTLTEPLPTRAQLRRRVGERAWAELFERPLGETVEQYFADDLVRGVVFTDALIGTFTHAHDPSLLQNRCFLYHVIGGGTGDWDVPVGGMGALTDALADAARAAGAELVTGTGVTAVATDGRVAEVEFAGAATGTVAARYVLVNASPAEASRLLGESADRKPEGAQLKINMVLDRLPRLRDTGVAVQDAFAGTFHIAESYEQLEHAYREAAAGRLPTTPPSEVYCHTLTDPGIAAPAATGSPRHTLTLFGLHTPASLFAVDPEGAKEAAVTATLAALDSVLAEPVHDCLARDAHGVLCLDAATPVDLQRSLRLPGGHIFHGDLSFPYLAGAADTPAQRWGVDTGHANVLRCGAGAVRGGGVSGIGGHNAAMAVLAETAAQRPGNTG; the protein is encoded by the coding sequence ATGGTGATGCGGGCCCGGTACGACGTGGTGATCGTGGGTGGCGGGCACAACGGCCTCGTCGCGGCGGCGTATCTGGCCCGTGCCGGCCGGGCGGTGCTGGTACTGGAACAGGCCGCGGTGACCGGGGGCGCAGCGGTCTCGGCGCGAGTGTTCGACGGTGTCGATGTGAACCTGTCCCGGTATTCGTACCTGGTCAGCCTGTTACCGGACCGGATTGTGCGCGATCTCGGGCTGCGCTTTACTACCCGGAAGCGGCGGATCTCCTCCTACACACCGGCCGGATCGTCGGGGCTGCTGATCGACAACCGGTCACCGGCTGCCACTCGGGCGAGTTTCGCGCGGGCCACCGGATCGGATCGCGAGTTCGAGGCCTGGCAGCGCTTCTACGCGATGACCGGCGAAGTGGCCCGGGCGGTCTTCCCGACACTCACCGAACCGCTGCCCACCCGCGCGCAGTTGCGCCGGCGGGTCGGAGAACGGGCGTGGGCGGAACTGTTCGAGCGGCCGCTCGGCGAGACCGTCGAACAGTATTTCGCCGACGATCTGGTACGCGGGGTGGTGTTCACCGATGCGCTGATCGGCACCTTCACCCACGCCCACGATCCGTCGCTGCTGCAGAACCGGTGTTTCCTGTATCACGTGATCGGTGGCGGCACCGGCGACTGGGATGTGCCGGTGGGTGGAATGGGCGCGCTGACCGACGCATTGGCCGATGCGGCCCGTGCGGCGGGAGCGGAATTGGTGACCGGCACCGGGGTGACCGCCGTGGCGACCGACGGGCGCGTCGCGGAGGTCGAGTTCGCCGGTGCGGCCACCGGTACGGTGGCAGCACGGTATGTGCTGGTGAACGCATCGCCTGCCGAGGCGAGCCGCCTCCTGGGGGAGTCTGCGGACCGGAAACCCGAGGGCGCGCAGCTGAAGATCAATATGGTCTTGGACCGGTTGCCGCGGTTGCGTGATACCGGAGTGGCGGTTCAGGACGCGTTCGCCGGTACGTTCCATATCGCCGAATCCTATGAACAGCTCGAACACGCCTACCGTGAGGCGGCGGCGGGTCGGCTACCGACGACGCCACCGTCGGAGGTCTACTGTCATACGCTGACCGATCCGGGGATAGCGGCGCCCGCTGCGACAGGCTCGCCGCGGCATACTCTCACCCTTTTCGGACTGCACACTCCGGCAAGTCTTTTCGCGGTGGATCCGGAAGGCGCCAAGGAGGCGGCGGTGACCGCGACTCTCGCCGCACTCGATTCCGTGCTGGCCGAACCCGTCCACGACTGCCTGGCTCGCGACGCCCACGGCGTCCTCTGCCTGGACGCCGCCACCCCGGTGGACCTGCAACGCTCACTCCGGCTCCCCGGCGGGCATATCTTCCACGGCGATCTGTCCTTTCCGTATCTCGCCGGTGCCGCCGACACACCCGCCCAGCGCTGGGGGGTCGATACCGGTCACGCCAATGTTCTGCGCTGCGGTGCGGGCGCCGTGCGCGGCGGCGGAGTGAGTGGAATCGGCGGGCACAATGCGGCCATGGCCGTCCTCGCGGAAACCGCCGCCCAGCGCCCGGGAAATACGGGGTGA
- a CDS encoding IS5 family transposase (programmed frameshift), which translates to MVDRLAQRLVPDTLWDIVKPLLPEFSPRPQGGGTAPVDERAVFTAVVFVLTSGCAWRHLPPSFGVSVPTAHRRFMVWADAGVFDALHREILDRLGAAGELDWSAAILDAASIRAKKGSLTGRSPVDRGKKGSKLHVISDANGIPLATGVSAGNTHDSVMLQPMVQKIPRVRSRRGPRRGKPAKLRADKGYDFDVHRRWLLARGIVPRIARRGIEDPTRLGRHRWKIERTIAWLTGYRRLTIRYERHGHLFAAFLQLAAALTCYKKLPT; encoded by the exons GTGGTCGACAGACTTGCTCAGAGACTGGTCCCGGATACGTTGTGGGACATAGTGAAACCGTTGCTACCGGAGTTCAGCCCCAGACCGCAGGGCGGCGGGACTGCACCGGTGGACGAACGAGCTGTGTTCACCGCGGTCGTGTTCGTGTTGACCAGCGGTTGCGCGTGGCGGCACCTGCCGCCGTCGTTCGGGGTGAGCGTCCCGACCGCGCATCGACGGTTCATGGTGTGGGCTGATGCCGGAGTATTCGACGCGCTGCACCGAGAGATACTCGACCGGCTCGGAGCAGCCGGCGAGCTCGACTGGAGTGCGGCGATCCTGGACGCAGCGTCCATACGGGCAAAAAAG GGATCTCTGACCGGCCGCAGTCCGGTCGATCGCGGGAAGAAAGGCTCGAAACTTCACGTCATCTCCGATGCGAACGGAATACCGCTGGCCACCGGGGTTTCCGCCGGGAACACTCACGACTCGGTGATGCTGCAACCGATGGTCCAGAAGATCCCGAGGGTGCGGTCGCGGCGCGGCCCGCGCCGCGGGAAACCCGCCAAGTTGCGTGCCGATAAGGGGTACGACTTCGACGTTCACCGCCGCTGGCTCCTCGCTCGCGGGATCGTGCCCCGCATCGCCCGTCGTGGGATCGAGGATCCCACCAGGTTGGGCCGGCACCGGTGGAAGATCGAGCGCACCATCGCATGGTTGACCGGCTACCGGCGTCTCACCATCCGCTACGAACGCCACGGCCATCTCTTCGCAGCATTTCTCCAACTCGCTGCCGCTCTCACCTGCTACAAGAAACTCCCCACGTAA
- a CDS encoding cation:proton antiporter translates to MNATTLAMIQLGAVFFGLGVLGRIAARIGMSPIPLYLVGGLVFGEGGFFELHEADEFIHLASEIGVVLLLLLLGLEYSAAELFTGMRRSWMAGLLDLVLNTTPGVVVALLLGLGPTGALAMAGVTYISSSGIIAKVLNDLGRLGNRETPVILSILVFEDLAMAAYLPVLTAVLAGLGFVAGLKSLGIALLAVTVVLVVAFRYGKYVSAIVASEDREIFLLKLLGSALLIAGVASALQVSAAVGAFLLGIAISDTTAHSATKILEPLRDLFAAMFFVLFGLTTDPASIPPVLGWAILLAVVTTVTKIATGWWAAAHAGSSRLGRARAGAALVARGEFSIVIAGLAVAAGAVPDEFAALATTYVLLMASVGPIAARVVEPVLRIVTRQPKPAPDTADE, encoded by the coding sequence ATGAATGCGACCACGCTGGCAATGATCCAGCTGGGGGCGGTGTTTTTCGGGCTAGGAGTGCTCGGACGCATCGCGGCCCGGATCGGCATGTCCCCTATCCCGTTGTATCTGGTGGGCGGCTTGGTATTCGGGGAAGGAGGTTTCTTCGAGCTACACGAGGCCGATGAGTTCATCCACCTCGCCAGCGAGATCGGTGTGGTCCTGCTGCTGTTGTTGCTCGGGCTGGAATACAGTGCGGCCGAACTGTTCACCGGGATGCGAAGATCCTGGATGGCCGGCCTGCTGGACCTGGTCCTGAACACCACACCGGGTGTGGTGGTCGCATTACTGCTGGGACTCGGCCCCACCGGTGCCCTGGCGATGGCCGGGGTCACCTATATCTCCTCCTCCGGGATCATCGCCAAGGTACTCAACGATCTGGGCCGGCTCGGAAACCGGGAAACCCCGGTGATTCTGTCGATCCTGGTCTTCGAGGATCTCGCGATGGCCGCCTATCTGCCGGTACTGACCGCGGTGCTGGCAGGTCTGGGATTCGTGGCGGGTCTGAAATCGCTGGGCATCGCGTTGCTCGCGGTGACGGTCGTACTCGTGGTCGCCTTCCGCTACGGCAAATACGTATCCGCGATCGTGGCCAGCGAAGACCGCGAGATTTTCCTGCTCAAACTGCTCGGCTCGGCGTTGCTGATAGCGGGAGTGGCCTCCGCGCTGCAGGTTTCGGCGGCGGTCGGGGCATTCCTGCTGGGCATCGCGATCTCCGACACCACCGCGCACAGTGCGACCAAGATCTTGGAGCCGTTGCGGGACCTGTTCGCGGCCATGTTCTTCGTGCTCTTCGGCTTGACTACGGATCCGGCCAGTATTCCGCCAGTGCTGGGTTGGGCGATCCTGCTCGCGGTGGTCACCACCGTCACCAAGATCGCCACGGGTTGGTGGGCCGCCGCACATGCCGGATCGTCGCGGCTGGGTCGCGCTCGTGCCGGGGCGGCACTGGTGGCCCGCGGCGAATTCTCTATCGTCATCGCGGGTCTGGCAGTAGCGGCGGGAGCGGTACCCGACGAATTCGCCGCCCTGGCAACGACGTATGTCCTGCTGATGGCCTCGGTCGGACCGATCGCGGCGCGTGTGGTGGAACCGGTGTTGCGCATCGTCACCCGCCAGCCCAAGCCCGCACCCGACACCGCCGACGAATAA
- a CDS encoding LLM class F420-dependent oxidoreductase, giving the protein MELRIFTEPQQGADYPTLLHVARAAEDLGFGAFFRSDHYLHMGSVDGLPGPTDAWITLAGLARETSRIRLGTLVTAATFRLPGPLAIQVAQVDQMSGGRVELGLGTGWFADEHTAYGIPFPDDRFGRFEEQLAVLTGLWETGLGETFDFTGKYYELVKSPALPKPVQQPVPVIVGGQGPKRTPRIAARYATEFNIPFVSVADSAAQFDRVRAAVAAQGRAADSMVYSAALVACVGSNEAEIARRAGAIGREVAELRANGLAGSPAEVVDKIGRYREIGTQRIYLQILDLADLDHLALIADQVATQL; this is encoded by the coding sequence ATGGAACTGCGAATCTTCACCGAACCACAGCAGGGCGCCGACTACCCGACACTGCTGCACGTGGCCCGCGCCGCCGAGGACCTCGGCTTCGGGGCATTCTTCCGTTCCGACCACTATCTGCACATGGGCTCGGTGGACGGCCTGCCCGGACCTACCGACGCCTGGATCACCCTGGCCGGCCTGGCCCGCGAGACCAGCCGGATCCGCCTCGGCACGCTCGTCACGGCTGCTACCTTCCGGCTGCCGGGACCACTCGCGATCCAGGTGGCGCAGGTCGACCAGATGTCGGGCGGCCGGGTGGAGCTCGGGCTGGGCACCGGCTGGTTCGCCGACGAGCACACCGCGTACGGGATACCGTTCCCGGACGATAGGTTCGGCCGGTTCGAAGAGCAGCTGGCTGTGCTCACCGGACTCTGGGAAACCGGACTCGGAGAGACCTTCGACTTCACCGGGAAGTACTACGAACTGGTGAAATCTCCCGCCCTGCCGAAGCCGGTCCAGCAGCCGGTACCGGTGATCGTCGGCGGGCAGGGTCCGAAACGCACCCCGCGGATCGCGGCACGATACGCGACCGAGTTCAATATCCCGTTCGTCTCGGTAGCCGACAGCGCCGCCCAGTTCGACCGGGTCCGCGCGGCAGTAGCCGCGCAGGGCCGGGCCGCCGACAGCATGGTGTACTCCGCTGCGCTGGTGGCCTGCGTGGGATCGAACGAGGCCGAGATCGCGCGTCGAGCCGGCGCGATCGGCCGCGAGGTGGCGGAGCTGCGGGCCAACGGGCTGGCCGGTTCCCCTGCCGAGGTCGTCGACAAGATCGGCCGTTATCGTGAGATCGGCACCCAGCGGATCTACCTCCAGATCCTGGATCTGGCCGACCTGGACCACCTCGCCCTCATCGCCGACCAGGTCGCTACACAGTTGTGA
- a CDS encoding AIM24 family protein, whose translation MTALAPGENRAAPGDRLTVTVTCSAPVDVSALLLAAGGKVRSDGDFVFFNQPVGPGVTLRHGRGSGDVVDVRTPALPADIDKVVVTASLDGSGPPTFGSVGSLTATITGPQGTLTFPMSKMSTETAVVCVEIYRRAGAWKVRAVGQGYDDGLAGIATDFGVNVDDEPVQPSPPSSRTDPTVIANPVAGQRFASTQYHAPPAPPPQYPAPQYQAPQYPAQPVPPPGYHAPSPAAGHPPPGHLPPQQPYPPAAAPPPPPVPAHHAPAHSSQQGAQPMHSELFDPRHAEVSGMGIQKQGGKMIKVGVNGETLVRSGAMVAYQGDLQFQALGSGGIGRAIQQRLTGEGVPLMKVTGRGDLFVANGAADVHIIDLDGTDGLTINGSNVLAFDPTLGYDIRMVQGAAGFASNAGLFNCVFSGRGRIAITSHGSPVVLNVDQPTYADPQAAIAWSSSLQTGVKRNDSFGLGRFMGRSTGEGITLSFSGRGFVIVQPSELPPGGLLGGTGGGQEAGQSGGLLGGLLG comes from the coding sequence ATGACCGCGCTCGCGCCGGGGGAGAACCGGGCGGCCCCGGGGGACCGGCTGACGGTGACTGTCACCTGCTCCGCGCCGGTGGATGTTTCCGCGCTCCTGCTCGCCGCCGGCGGAAAAGTCAGATCCGACGGCGATTTCGTCTTCTTCAATCAGCCGGTCGGCCCTGGGGTGACCCTTCGGCACGGGCGGGGGAGCGGGGATGTGGTCGATGTACGGACTCCCGCTCTACCCGCCGATATCGACAAGGTGGTGGTGACCGCGAGCCTGGACGGTAGTGGGCCGCCGACGTTCGGCTCGGTGGGTTCACTGACTGCGACGATCACCGGGCCGCAGGGCACGCTCACCTTCCCGATGTCGAAAATGAGCACCGAGACGGCAGTGGTCTGTGTGGAGATCTACCGCCGCGCGGGCGCGTGGAAGGTCCGGGCCGTGGGGCAGGGGTATGACGACGGGCTGGCGGGTATAGCCACCGATTTCGGCGTGAACGTGGACGACGAGCCGGTCCAGCCCTCGCCGCCGTCGTCGCGGACCGATCCGACCGTCATAGCGAATCCTGTTGCAGGACAGCGATTTGCATCGACGCAATATCACGCTCCACCGGCACCGCCGCCGCAGTATCCGGCGCCGCAGTACCAGGCGCCACAGTATCCGGCGCAACCCGTCCCGCCGCCCGGATACCACGCCCCGTCTCCTGCCGCCGGGCACCCGCCACCGGGCCACCTGCCTCCGCAGCAGCCGTACCCACCGGCTGCCGCCCCGCCTCCGCCGCCGGTCCCCGCCCACCACGCCCCCGCTCATTCTTCTCAGCAAGGAGCTCAGCCGATGCACAGCGAGCTGTTCGACCCGCGTCATGCCGAAGTGTCCGGGATGGGCATTCAGAAGCAGGGCGGCAAGATGATCAAGGTCGGCGTGAACGGTGAAACGCTGGTGCGCTCCGGGGCCATGGTCGCCTACCAGGGCGATCTGCAGTTTCAAGCGCTCGGTTCCGGCGGGATCGGCCGCGCGATCCAGCAGCGACTCACCGGCGAGGGCGTGCCCTTGATGAAGGTCACCGGGCGCGGTGATCTGTTCGTCGCCAACGGCGCGGCCGATGTGCACATCATCGATCTGGACGGCACCGACGGGCTCACCATCAACGGGTCCAATGTGCTCGCCTTCGATCCCACGCTGGGCTACGACATCCGGATGGTGCAGGGCGCCGCGGGTTTCGCCAGTAACGCCGGCCTGTTCAACTGTGTGTTCAGCGGCCGGGGCCGGATCGCCATCACCAGTCACGGCAGCCCGGTCGTGCTCAATGTCGATCAACCCACCTACGCCGATCCGCAGGCGGCCATCGCGTGGTCCTCGAGTCTGCAGACCGGGGTCAAACGTAACGATTCCTTCGGGCTGGGACGGTTCATGGGTCGCAGCACCGGCGAAGGGATCACGCTGTCGTTCTCCGGTCGGGGCTTCGTCATCGTGCAGCCCTCGGAACTGCCACCCGGCGGCCTGCTCGGCGGCACCGGCGGTGGACAAGAGGCAGGGCAGAGCGGCGGACTGCTGGGCGGGTTGCTCGGATAG
- a CDS encoding three-helix bundle dimerization domain-containing protein, whose translation MALDTVPKQRAPEDKAAREQKAIRELAGRLAAAYSENRSPDEVNVAIRTAHARFAESTVRDFVPILVERMVRRKLETPEQPETVTAVAGAPVSVGQATEPAVTGEFPGGESPRKLTTDRRGLFALAGAAGVVAVGATAWAVSPSDPAPAAPAAGAPLKKVTGVVGSEKAAFFGDERVADVFAAHGYDVRVEAAGSREISSSMDLEGKAFAFPSSLPAAERLKREVGARTQFVPFYSPMAIATFTPIVQLLDKAGVVKFDGPAPTLDFSAYIELVQRGVRWDELPGNTSYQVGKNILVSTTDARTSNSAAMYLAVASYVVNDHAVVRGATAEQHVLPTLQRLLLAQGYTEGSSVGPFEEYLTAGMGPTPMTWIYEAQYVSAAVGKRLRRDMVLLYPSPTVLSRHTVVPLTPEGEDIGALLHNDTELQSLAAEHGFRTGDVARFDEVVTEHDVAVSPDLVDIVDVPAYETLEHLIDGVAAAYE comes from the coding sequence GTGGCACTCGATACCGTTCCGAAGCAGAGGGCTCCCGAGGACAAGGCGGCCCGGGAGCAGAAAGCGATACGCGAACTCGCGGGCCGGTTGGCTGCCGCCTACTCCGAGAATCGTTCCCCCGACGAGGTGAACGTAGCGATCAGAACAGCACATGCACGCTTCGCCGAAAGTACGGTGCGCGATTTCGTTCCCATTCTCGTCGAGCGGATGGTGCGTCGGAAACTCGAAACTCCGGAGCAACCGGAGACCGTCACCGCGGTTGCGGGCGCGCCGGTATCGGTGGGACAGGCCACCGAGCCCGCTGTCACCGGCGAATTCCCCGGAGGGGAGAGCCCCCGCAAACTGACCACCGACCGGCGCGGGCTGTTCGCTTTGGCGGGGGCCGCGGGTGTGGTGGCGGTGGGGGCGACGGCCTGGGCGGTATCGCCTTCGGATCCGGCCCCCGCCGCGCCGGCGGCCGGGGCGCCCCTGAAGAAGGTCACCGGGGTGGTCGGGTCGGAGAAGGCGGCATTCTTCGGCGACGAGCGTGTCGCCGACGTTTTCGCCGCGCACGGATACGACGTGCGAGTCGAGGCGGCCGGATCGCGGGAGATCTCCAGCTCGATGGATCTGGAGGGCAAGGCGTTCGCGTTCCCGTCCAGCCTGCCCGCAGCCGAGCGGCTGAAACGTGAGGTCGGGGCGAGGACCCAGTTCGTGCCGTTCTATTCGCCGATGGCGATCGCCACATTCACCCCTATCGTGCAACTGCTGGACAAGGCCGGAGTGGTGAAATTCGACGGTCCCGCGCCCACTTTGGATTTCTCGGCCTATATCGAGTTGGTCCAGCGCGGTGTGCGGTGGGACGAGCTGCCCGGCAACACCTCCTACCAGGTGGGTAAGAACATCCTGGTGAGCACGACCGACGCCCGGACCTCGAATTCGGCGGCGATGTATCTGGCGGTGGCGAGCTATGTCGTCAACGATCACGCCGTGGTGCGCGGTGCGACGGCCGAACAGCATGTATTGCCGACGCTACAGCGCCTGCTCCTTGCCCAGGGCTACACCGAGGGGTCCAGCGTGGGCCCGTTCGAGGAGTACCTCACCGCGGGTATGGGGCCCACCCCGATGACCTGGATCTACGAAGCGCAGTACGTGTCGGCGGCGGTCGGGAAACGGCTGCGTAGGGATATGGTCCTGCTGTACCCGTCGCCCACCGTGCTGTCCCGGCACACGGTCGTTCCGCTGACTCCGGAAGGTGAGGATATCGGCGCACTGCTGCACAATGACACGGAGTTGCAGTCGCTGGCCGCCGAGCACGGTTTCCGGACCGGGGATGTCGCCCGCTTCGACGAAGTGGTCACCGAACACGATGTGGCGGTCTCTCCGGACCTGGTCGATATCGTCGATGTTCCGGCCTACGAAACTCTCGAACACCTGATCGACGGGGTAGCCGCGGCTTACGAGTGA
- a CDS encoding cation:proton antiporter regulatory subunit: MNVEVTPLPGIGVRKDFPLTAVRRRIGVVDHKDGTIDLIFTKIGDPDATTQIPMTEAEAGTLANLLGAPQLVGQLSNEHRDMDGVNTRQLPVSENSPYDGRTLGETRMRTRTKASIVAVMRAGQAMPAPGPDFVFTGGDVLIVVGTSDGLDNAADILKDG; this comes from the coding sequence GTGAACGTCGAAGTGACCCCGTTGCCAGGAATAGGTGTACGCAAGGATTTCCCGCTGACCGCTGTACGCCGGCGAATCGGGGTAGTCGACCACAAGGACGGAACGATCGACCTGATCTTCACCAAGATCGGCGATCCCGACGCCACCACTCAGATCCCGATGACCGAGGCGGAGGCCGGCACCCTGGCCAATCTCCTGGGCGCTCCGCAGCTGGTGGGTCAGCTGAGTAATGAGCACCGGGATATGGACGGCGTGAACACCCGGCAATTGCCGGTCAGCGAGAACTCGCCCTACGACGGGCGGACCCTGGGTGAGACACGGATGCGCACCCGGACCAAGGCCTCCATTGTGGCCGTGATGCGGGCCGGTCAGGCGATGCCGGCACCGGGCCCGGATTTCGTGTTCACCGGCGGCGACGTTTTGATCGTGGTGGGGACCTCGGATGGTCTGGACAATGCCGCGGACATCCTGAAAGACGGCTGA